Proteins from a genomic interval of Clostridium scatologenes:
- a CDS encoding radical SAM protein, with the protein MLEVLESCKLCPRNCGINRLKGELGYCNSGKNIKIAKVSLHNWEEPCISGKNGSGTIFFSNCSLKCVFCQNHEISSENIGKEVSIKRLSEIFLEQQKRGAHNINLVTPTHYVPQIIEALKISKASGLNIPILFNTSGYENIETIKLLEGYIDVYLPDIKYFNNKYSQKYSNAENYFAYASNAVKEMFSQVGNIKFNKDGLIEKGVIIRHLMLPGLLFDSKKIIDYIYSTFGDSVYLSLMNQYVPMHNAYKFPEINKSLNYKHYDSMIDYCLSLGIKNAFIQEEGTASKSFIPDFDLNGV; encoded by the coding sequence ATGTTAGAAGTTCTTGAAAGTTGTAAATTATGTCCCAGGAACTGTGGTATAAATAGATTAAAAGGTGAATTAGGATACTGTAATTCAGGAAAAAATATAAAAATTGCAAAAGTATCATTGCATAATTGGGAGGAACCTTGCATATCAGGAAAAAACGGTTCTGGTACTATATTTTTTTCAAACTGCAGTTTAAAATGTGTCTTTTGCCAGAATCACGAAATAAGTTCTGAAAATATAGGTAAAGAAGTATCTATAAAAAGGTTAAGTGAAATATTTTTAGAACAACAAAAAAGAGGAGCTCATAATATAAATCTAGTTACTCCAACACATTATGTTCCTCAAATAATAGAAGCTTTAAAAATATCAAAAGCATCAGGTCTTAATATTCCTATTTTATTTAATACTAGTGGATATGAAAATATAGAAACAATAAAATTGCTAGAAGGATATATTGATGTGTATCTTCCTGATATCAAATACTTTAACAACAAATATTCCCAAAAATATTCTAACGCTGAAAACTATTTTGCATATGCTTCAAATGCAGTAAAAGAAATGTTCTCTCAAGTTGGGAACATAAAATTTAACAAGGACGGTTTAATTGAAAAAGGAGTCATCATAAGACATTTAATGCTACCTGGACTTTTATTTGATTCTAAAAAAATTATAGATTATATATATAGTACCTTTGGAGATTCTGTCTATTTAAGCCTAATGAATCAATATGTTCCTATGCATAATGCTTATAAATTTCCTGAAATTAATAAGTCTTTAAACTACAAGCACTATGATAGCATGATAGACTATTGCTTAAGCTTAGGTATAAAAAATGCATTTATTCAAGAGGAAGGCACTGCTTCTAAAAGTTTCATTCCAGATTTTGATTTAAACGGCGTGTAA
- a CDS encoding transporter, with product MKNLFLVLQISAVFIGTIVGAGLASGQEISQFFTVYGYKSFFGILICCIIYIIMGYIVIQLSLKYKLTSYDGLISLVSPGFLGQVTNLFTTIFLISTSAVILAGSGSLLNQYFNVSKWVGIIIMIFISVVILLRGTKGLIEINSFIVPSLIIVIVTIFILYVSFYKDINVSYLKNISAYKHNWLLSSLIYGGFNILCCCGVLVPLSTEIRNKKTLILGVALGSIGLTILSFLINALLILNIPYIFKYEIPLLYIANRFGNIIQIMLLIIIWLEMFSTEVSNIYSVSKNLEELFNISYKKAIILIIAISIPISQIGFVKLISILYPAFAVVSFIFTIQCLIFYLGNKNKSIH from the coding sequence ATGAAAAACTTATTTTTAGTATTACAAATAAGTGCTGTTTTTATAGGTACTATTGTTGGTGCTGGTTTAGCTTCTGGACAAGAAATAAGCCAATTTTTTACAGTTTATGGTTACAAAAGCTTTTTTGGTATACTTATATGCTGTATCATTTACATAATAATGGGTTACATAGTTATTCAGCTAAGTTTAAAGTACAAATTAACCTCTTATGATGGGCTTATTTCATTAGTTAGTCCAGGTTTTCTAGGACAAGTTACTAACCTATTTACAACTATATTTCTTATAAGCACCTCTGCTGTAATCTTAGCTGGCAGTGGTTCTCTTCTAAACCAATACTTTAATGTATCAAAATGGGTAGGAATAATTATAATGATATTTATATCAGTGGTTATCCTTTTAAGAGGAACTAAGGGATTAATTGAAATAAATTCTTTTATAGTACCTTCTCTAATTATTGTTATAGTGACTATATTTATTTTATATGTATCATTTTACAAAGACATTAATGTATCTTATTTAAAAAATATTTCTGCTTACAAACACAATTGGCTACTATCTTCTCTTATATATGGAGGTTTTAACATTCTATGCTGTTGTGGAGTACTTGTACCTCTAAGCACCGAAATAAGAAACAAAAAAACTTTAATATTGGGTGTTGCTCTAGGTTCTATAGGGCTCACAATATTATCATTTTTAATTAATGCCTTACTAATTTTAAACATACCATATATTTTCAAATATGAAATACCACTATTGTACATTGCTAATCGTTTTGGAAATATTATTCAAATTATGCTATTAATCATAATTTGGTTGGAAATGTTTTCTACTGAAGTTTCTAATATCTATAGCGTAAGCAAAAACCTTGAAGAATTATTCAATATTTCTTATAAAAAAGCTATAATTTTAATAATTGCTATATCCATACCTATATCTCAAATTGGATTCGTAAAACTTATATCTATTTTATACCCTGCTTTTGCAGTAGTAAGTTTTATATTTACAATTCAATGTTTGATTTTTTACCTGGGAAATAAAAATAAATCTATACATTAG